A window of the Miscanthus floridulus cultivar M001 chromosome 14, ASM1932011v1, whole genome shotgun sequence genome harbors these coding sequences:
- the LOC136503495 gene encoding uncharacterized protein, whose translation MTLPSTNTEWYADSGAGSHMTAHSGILSSPWPPSLSGPSSVVVGNGALLPITSVGSYSFSMPRRSLTLNNVLVAPNIIKKLISVRRFTTDNNCSIEFNPFGLSVKDLQTRCVIARCNSTGDLYPFFPPSSVPALATAVPSITLWHRRLGHLGTVSKLISSQAISCTKPKNDHFGSPFKAVQCDNGRGFDNSPARTFFLTQGAVLHMSCPYTSQQNGSSTAVHMLGVPTPAPVPGAHRPAPTSPASAPMQRMPTIELGSCPGSAITPDDDSSGAPTVFGSAAPADTLSRVAASRTRHTFSTRPVVIEPVHNAHPMRMRGKAGIAQPVNRLNLHVVPMSPLPRSVRDAPSDSNWHSAMQAEFDAFIANDTWCLVPQPLGVNLWQYTLDILERAEMSACKPCSTPVDLHSKLFADGPPVADSTQYLNLAGALQYLTFTRPDIGYAV comes from the exons ATGACGCTGCCGTCCACAAACACCGAGTGGTATGCTGATTCTGGTGCGGGCTCTCATATGACCGCCCACTCTGGTATTCTCTCATCACCTTGGCCACCCTCCTTGTCTGGTCCTTCATCTGTCGTTGTGGGCAATGGTGCCTTGCTGCCCATCACCTCTGTTGGTTCATACTCGTTTTCTATGCCGCGTCGTTCTCTTACTCTTAATAATGTCTTAGTTGCACCTAACATTATTAAGAAATTGATTTCTGTACGTCGGTTCACTACTGATAACAATTGTTCTATCGAGTTCAATCCTTTTGGACTCTCTGTGAAGGACCTTCAAACACGGTGCGTGATCGCCAGATGCAATAGCACGGGTGACCTCTACCCGTTCTTCCCACCTTCCAGTGTTCCGGCCCTCGCCACAGCTGTCCCTTCCATCACCTTGTGGCACCGTCGTCTTGGTCACCTCGGCACAGTGTCCAAGCTCATTAGTTCTCAAGCTATCTCTTGCACTAAACCAAAGAATGATCAT TTTGGCTCCCCTTTCAAGGCCGTCCAATGTGACAATGGTCGCGGGTTCGATAACTCCCCGGCCCGCACGTTCTTCCTCACCCAGGGTGCAGTCCTCCACATGTCGTGCCCCTACACCTCTCAACAAAACG GTTCCTCCACTGCCGTGCATATGCTTGGCGTTCCCACACCCGCACCAGTGCCTGGCGCGCACAGACCCGCGCCTACCTCTCCAGCTTCTGCCCCCATGCAGCGCATGCCTACGATCGAGCTCGGCTCTTGCCCGGGCAGTGCCATCACGCCGGATGATGACTCCTCGGGCGCCCCCACTGTGTTCGGTTCTGCTGCCCCTGCAGACACCTTGTCCCGGGTTGCTGCTAGCAGAACTAGGCACACCTTCTCCACACGGCCAGTCGTCATTGAGCCTGTCCACAATGCGCATCCCATGCGCATGCGTGGCAAGGCCGGCATCGCTCAACCTGTGAATCGTCTGAATCTCCATGTTGTGCCCATGTCGCCATTGCCTCGCTCCGTCCGCGACGCTCCATCAGATTCCAATTGGCATTCCGCTATGCAGGCTGAGTTTGATGCATTCATTGCCAACGACACTTGGTGTCTTGTTCCCCAACCTCTCGGAGTCAATCTG TGGCAGTACACTCTAGACATCTTGGAGCGCGCCGAGATGAGTGCTTGCAAGCCTTGTAGCACCCCCGTCGACCTACACTCCAAGTTGTTCGCTGATGGTCCTCCAGTTGCGGACTCAACTCAGTATCTCAATTTGGCTGGTGCACTACAATATCTGACTTTCACTCGTCCTGATATTGGCTATGCCGTCTAG